In Felis catus isolate Fca126 chromosome A3, F.catus_Fca126_mat1.0, whole genome shotgun sequence, a single genomic region encodes these proteins:
- the CCDC142 gene encoding coiled-coil domain-containing protein 142 isoform X2, with protein MAQGSRSGGFLPSLATVPPLWSQPKGAVEEQWETRQAGALGGDFRGWPRLPVAGSIPCLNPRPGGARGAQPWWAAPAPADAGEHSEAGAADWWQEPAAGRPIPPALQRLRAVLLRLHREREQLLKARDCACHLQTAVRLLRILSPSATALGPGPLPQLCRDLLLLPSRGAVLRSGLRETPEPLLLARPVGLAAQRLDAAIEMQLRALGREPASPGLSSQLADVLLALPAYHQLMGKALSQIPGAARPFPPLRVLHLLTGERGCQVAGQLDEALRGSGLRDHLRSRCQEERELLPGLLGLLGGVSDSASSGLGLGGAGALWSQYWTLLWAACAQSLDLSLGPWRDHRAAAQQLSQALGQASLPQECEKELASLCRNLFHQSLIWNWDQGFCQALGSAGEDQSSRPSSSHTTELLQQLFPPLLDALQQPRSGLLLCQPPDPAPLALGLCTLQTTLLWFLGRTQQHLAAWAPDSFLLLIQKDLPVSSWGVGRRGAWAGLKSHFPFLPKPLLHEVAALSRLASEESLSLEVEQQLGLEIQKLTAQIQLLPEESLSLFFQECHKQATQGFELYMPQGRYWRHRLSPELPSIPSEYAGLVVRTVLEPVLQGLQGLPPQAQAPALGQALTAILGAWLDHILRHGIRFSLQGALQLRQDFGVVRELLEEEQWGLSPELRQSLLTLNIFQRLDGALLCLFQQPLPKPEVHRRPPCCCICNEVQTMELPSSSLNSLENLEPPLRPGAPPAQTAQLLSTLWGGGPSPEAYLVGNQQAWLALRQHQRPRWHLPFLSCLGTSPES; from the exons ATGGCCCAGGGGTCTCGCTCCGGTGGCTTTCTGCCTTCGCTCGCCACCGTGCCGCCGCTTTGGTCACAACCTAAAGGCGCTGTGGAAGAGCAGTGGGAGACAAGGCAGGCGGGCGCTCTCGGCGGGGACTTTCGTGGCTGGCCGCGGCTGCCGGTTGCCGGGAGCATTCCCTGCCTGAACCCACGGCCCGGCGGAGCTCGGGGAGCGCAGCCGTGGTGGGCTGCGCCGGCGCCAGCAGACGCAGGAGAGCACAGCGAGGCGGGCGCTGCAGACTGGTGGCAGGAGCCGGCAGCCGGCCGCCCCATTCCTCCCGCGCTGCAGCGTCTCCGGGCCGTGTTGCTGCGGCTGCATCGTGAGCGGGAGCAGCTCCTTAAAGCCCGGGACTGCGCCTGCCACCTACAGACGGCCGTGCGCCTCCTGAGGATCCTGAGTCCCAGCGCGACGGCCCTTGGCCCCGGCCCCTTGCCTCAGCTGTGCCGCgacctgctgctgctgccttcCCGTGGGGCTGTCCTGCGAAGCGGCCTACGGGAGACTCCGGAGCCGCTACTCCTGGCGCGTCCCGTTGGACTGGCCGCTCAGCGCCTGGATGCTGCCATCGAGATGCAGCTTCGGGCTCTGGGTCGGGAGCCTGCCAGCCCGGGCTTGTCGTCCCAACTTGCTGACGTGCTCTTGGCACTTCCCGCCTACCACCAGCTGATGGGAAAAGCCTTGAGCCAAATTCCGGGGGCAGCGCGCCCTTTCCCACCCCTCCGTGTGCTCCACCTCCTGACGGGGGAGCGGGGTTGCCAGGTGGCTGGTCAGCTAGATGAGGCGCTCAGGGGGTCGGGCTTGCGGGACCACCTCCGAAGTCGGTGCCAGGAGGAGCGGGAGCTGCTGCCCgggctgctggggctgctggggggtGTGAGTGATTCAGCCAGCAGTGGACTGGGGCTTGGAGGGGCTGGAGCCCTGTGGAGCCAGTACTGGACCCTGCTGTGGGCAGCTtgtgctcagagtctggacctaAGTCTAGGACCCTGGAGGGACCACAGGGCAGCCGCACAACAACTGAGTCAGGCACTGGGTCAGG CATCCCTGCCTCAGGAGTGTGAGAAGGAGCTGGCTTCTTTGTGTCGCAACCTATTTCATCAGTCCCTTATCTGGAATTGGGACCAAG GCTTCTGCCAGGCCTTGGGATCTGCTGGTGAAGATCAGAGCAGCCGTCCCTCATCCTCTCATACCACTGAACTTTTGCAACagcttttccctcctctcttggATGCCCTTCAACAACCCAGGTCAGGGCTGCTCCTCTGTCAGCCTCCAG ATCCTGCACCCCTTGCTTTAGGGCTCTGTACCCTGCAGACCACCTTGCTCTGGTTTTTGGGTAGAACTCAGCAGCATCTGGCAGCATGGGCCCCagattctttcctgcttctgaTCCAGAAGGACTTACCTGTGAGTAGCTGGGGAGTGGGCAGGAGAGGAGCCTGGGCTGGGCTGAAATCTCACTTCCCATTTCTGCCAAAGCCTCTATTGCATGAGGTGGCAGCTCTGTCTAGACTGGCCTCAGAAGAAAGTTTGTCCCTGGAGGTGGAGCAGCAGCTGGGCCTGGAGATCCAGAAGCTAACTGCACAGATCCAG CTCCTGCCTGAAGAGTCACTAAGTCTCTTTTTTCAAGAATGTCATAAACAAGCCACACAGGGCTTCGAACTCTACATGCCACAGGGCCGGTACTGGCGGCATCGTCTCTCTCCTG AACTGCCCAGCATTCCCAGTGAGTATGCTGGGTTGGTGGTTCGCACTGTACTGGAGCCTGTGCTGCAAGGATTGCAGGGATTGCCGCCCCaagcccaggcccctgcccttgGCCAAGCACTGACGGCCATCCTGGGTGCCTGGCTTGACCACATCCTCAGGCATGGGATCCGGTTCag CCTGCAGGGGGCGCTGCAGCTCAGACAAGACTTTGGAGTGGTCCGGGAGTTGCTGGAGGAGGAGCAGTGGGGCCTGTCGCCAGAACTTCGCCAGTCTCTGCTCACACTCAACATCTTCCAGAGGCTGGATGGCGCCCTGCTGTGTCTATTCCAGCAGCCCCTGCCCAAGCCTGAAGTCCACAGGAGGCCTCCCTGTTGCT GTATATGCAATGAGGTCCAGACCATGGAATTGCCCAGCAGCAGCCTCAACAGCTTGGAGAACTTGGAGCCCCCTCTTCGGCCTGGAGCACCCCCAGCCCAGACAGCTCAGCTGCTAAGCACACTATGGGGAGGGGGACCTAGCCCAGAGGCTTACCTGGTGGGAAATCAGCAGGCCTGGCTTGCCCTGAGGCAGCACCAGCGCCCCCGTTGGCACTTGCCTTTTCTTTCATGCCTGGGGACCAGTCCCGAATCCTAA
- the CCDC142 gene encoding coiled-coil domain-containing protein 142 isoform X5 — translation MAQGSRSGGFLPSLATVPPLWSQPKGAVEEQWETRQAGALGGDFRGWPRLPVAGSIPCLNPRPGGARGAQPWWAAPAPADAGEHSEAGAADWWQEPAAGRPIPPALQRLRAVLLRLHREREQLLKARDCACHLQTAVRLLRILSPSATALGPGPLPQLCRDLLLLPSRGAVLRSGLRETPEPLLLARPVGLAAQRLDAAIEMQLRALGREPASPGLSSQLADVLLALPAYHQLMGKALSQIPGAARPFPPLRVLHLLTGERGCQVAGQLDEALRGSGLRDHLRSRCQEERELLPGLLGLLGGVSDSASSGLGLGGAGALWSQYWTLLWAACAQSLDLSLGPWRDHRAAAQQLSQALGQASLPQECEKELASLCRNLFHQSLIWNWDQGFCQALGSAGEDQSSRPSSSHTTELLQQLFPPLLDALQQPRSGLLLCQPPDPAPLALGLCTLQTTLLWFLGRTQQHLAAWAPDSFLLLIQKDLPPLLHEVAALSRLASEESLSLEVEQQLGLEIQKLTAQIQLLPEESLSLFFQECHKQATQGFELYMPQGRYWRHRLSPELPSIPSEYAGLVVRTVLEPVLQGLQGLPPQAQAPALGQALTAILGAWLDHILRHGIRFSLQGALQLRQDFGVVRELLEEEQWGLSPELRQSLLTLNIFQRLDGALLCLFQQPLPKPEVHRRPPCCCICNEVQTMELPSSSLNSLENLEPPLRPGAPPAQTAQLLSTLWGGGPSPEAYLVGNQQAWLALRQHQRPRWHLPFLSCLGTSPES, via the exons ATGGCCCAGGGGTCTCGCTCCGGTGGCTTTCTGCCTTCGCTCGCCACCGTGCCGCCGCTTTGGTCACAACCTAAAGGCGCTGTGGAAGAGCAGTGGGAGACAAGGCAGGCGGGCGCTCTCGGCGGGGACTTTCGTGGCTGGCCGCGGCTGCCGGTTGCCGGGAGCATTCCCTGCCTGAACCCACGGCCCGGCGGAGCTCGGGGAGCGCAGCCGTGGTGGGCTGCGCCGGCGCCAGCAGACGCAGGAGAGCACAGCGAGGCGGGCGCTGCAGACTGGTGGCAGGAGCCGGCAGCCGGCCGCCCCATTCCTCCCGCGCTGCAGCGTCTCCGGGCCGTGTTGCTGCGGCTGCATCGTGAGCGGGAGCAGCTCCTTAAAGCCCGGGACTGCGCCTGCCACCTACAGACGGCCGTGCGCCTCCTGAGGATCCTGAGTCCCAGCGCGACGGCCCTTGGCCCCGGCCCCTTGCCTCAGCTGTGCCGCgacctgctgctgctgccttcCCGTGGGGCTGTCCTGCGAAGCGGCCTACGGGAGACTCCGGAGCCGCTACTCCTGGCGCGTCCCGTTGGACTGGCCGCTCAGCGCCTGGATGCTGCCATCGAGATGCAGCTTCGGGCTCTGGGTCGGGAGCCTGCCAGCCCGGGCTTGTCGTCCCAACTTGCTGACGTGCTCTTGGCACTTCCCGCCTACCACCAGCTGATGGGAAAAGCCTTGAGCCAAATTCCGGGGGCAGCGCGCCCTTTCCCACCCCTCCGTGTGCTCCACCTCCTGACGGGGGAGCGGGGTTGCCAGGTGGCTGGTCAGCTAGATGAGGCGCTCAGGGGGTCGGGCTTGCGGGACCACCTCCGAAGTCGGTGCCAGGAGGAGCGGGAGCTGCTGCCCgggctgctggggctgctggggggtGTGAGTGATTCAGCCAGCAGTGGACTGGGGCTTGGAGGGGCTGGAGCCCTGTGGAGCCAGTACTGGACCCTGCTGTGGGCAGCTtgtgctcagagtctggacctaAGTCTAGGACCCTGGAGGGACCACAGGGCAGCCGCACAACAACTGAGTCAGGCACTGGGTCAGG CATCCCTGCCTCAGGAGTGTGAGAAGGAGCTGGCTTCTTTGTGTCGCAACCTATTTCATCAGTCCCTTATCTGGAATTGGGACCAAG GCTTCTGCCAGGCCTTGGGATCTGCTGGTGAAGATCAGAGCAGCCGTCCCTCATCCTCTCATACCACTGAACTTTTGCAACagcttttccctcctctcttggATGCCCTTCAACAACCCAGGTCAGGGCTGCTCCTCTGTCAGCCTCCAG ATCCTGCACCCCTTGCTTTAGGGCTCTGTACCCTGCAGACCACCTTGCTCTGGTTTTTGGGTAGAACTCAGCAGCATCTGGCAGCATGGGCCCCagattctttcctgcttctgaTCCAGAAGGACTTACCT CCTCTATTGCATGAGGTGGCAGCTCTGTCTAGACTGGCCTCAGAAGAAAGTTTGTCCCTGGAGGTGGAGCAGCAGCTGGGCCTGGAGATCCAGAAGCTAACTGCACAGATCCAG CTCCTGCCTGAAGAGTCACTAAGTCTCTTTTTTCAAGAATGTCATAAACAAGCCACACAGGGCTTCGAACTCTACATGCCACAGGGCCGGTACTGGCGGCATCGTCTCTCTCCTG AACTGCCCAGCATTCCCAGTGAGTATGCTGGGTTGGTGGTTCGCACTGTACTGGAGCCTGTGCTGCAAGGATTGCAGGGATTGCCGCCCCaagcccaggcccctgcccttgGCCAAGCACTGACGGCCATCCTGGGTGCCTGGCTTGACCACATCCTCAGGCATGGGATCCGGTTCag CCTGCAGGGGGCGCTGCAGCTCAGACAAGACTTTGGAGTGGTCCGGGAGTTGCTGGAGGAGGAGCAGTGGGGCCTGTCGCCAGAACTTCGCCAGTCTCTGCTCACACTCAACATCTTCCAGAGGCTGGATGGCGCCCTGCTGTGTCTATTCCAGCAGCCCCTGCCCAAGCCTGAAGTCCACAGGAGGCCTCCCTGTTGCT GTATATGCAATGAGGTCCAGACCATGGAATTGCCCAGCAGCAGCCTCAACAGCTTGGAGAACTTGGAGCCCCCTCTTCGGCCTGGAGCACCCCCAGCCCAGACAGCTCAGCTGCTAAGCACACTATGGGGAGGGGGACCTAGCCCAGAGGCTTACCTGGTGGGAAATCAGCAGGCCTGGCTTGCCCTGAGGCAGCACCAGCGCCCCCGTTGGCACTTGCCTTTTCTTTCATGCCTGGGGACCAGTCCCGAATCCTAA
- the CCDC142 gene encoding coiled-coil domain-containing protein 142 isoform X4, which produces MAQGSRSGGFLPSLATVPPLWSQPKGAVEEQWETRQAGALGGDFRGWPRLPVAGSIPCLNPRPGGARGAQPWWAAPAPADAGEHSEAGAADWWQEPAAGRPIPPALQRLRAVLLRLHREREQLLKARDCACHLQTAVRLLRILSPSATALGPGPLPQLCRDLLLLPSRGAVLRSGLRETPEPLLLARPVGLAAQRLDAAIEMQLRALGREPASPGLSSQLADVLLALPAYHQLMGKALSQIPGAARPFPPLRVLHLLTGERGCQVAGQLDEALRGSGLRDHLRSRCQEERELLPGLLGLLGGVSDSASSGLGLGGAGALWSQYWTLLWAACAQSLDLSLGPWRDHRAAAQQLSQALGQGFCQALGSAGEDQSSRPSSSHTTELLQQLFPPLLDALQQPRSGLLLCQPPGETKYWGWRNRTVEDPAPLALGLCTLQTTLLWFLGRTQQHLAAWAPDSFLLLIQKDLPVSSWGVGRRGAWAGLKSHFPFLPKPLLHEVAALSRLASEESLSLEVEQQLGLEIQKLTAQIQLLPEESLSLFFQECHKQATQGFELYMPQGRYWRHRLSPELPSIPSEYAGLVVRTVLEPVLQGLQGLPPQAQAPALGQALTAILGAWLDHILRHGIRFSLQGALQLRQDFGVVRELLEEEQWGLSPELRQSLLTLNIFQRLDGALLCLFQQPLPKPEVHRRPPCCCICNEVQTMELPSSSLNSLENLEPPLRPGAPPAQTAQLLSTLWGGGPSPEAYLVGNQQAWLALRQHQRPRWHLPFLSCLGTSPES; this is translated from the exons ATGGCCCAGGGGTCTCGCTCCGGTGGCTTTCTGCCTTCGCTCGCCACCGTGCCGCCGCTTTGGTCACAACCTAAAGGCGCTGTGGAAGAGCAGTGGGAGACAAGGCAGGCGGGCGCTCTCGGCGGGGACTTTCGTGGCTGGCCGCGGCTGCCGGTTGCCGGGAGCATTCCCTGCCTGAACCCACGGCCCGGCGGAGCTCGGGGAGCGCAGCCGTGGTGGGCTGCGCCGGCGCCAGCAGACGCAGGAGAGCACAGCGAGGCGGGCGCTGCAGACTGGTGGCAGGAGCCGGCAGCCGGCCGCCCCATTCCTCCCGCGCTGCAGCGTCTCCGGGCCGTGTTGCTGCGGCTGCATCGTGAGCGGGAGCAGCTCCTTAAAGCCCGGGACTGCGCCTGCCACCTACAGACGGCCGTGCGCCTCCTGAGGATCCTGAGTCCCAGCGCGACGGCCCTTGGCCCCGGCCCCTTGCCTCAGCTGTGCCGCgacctgctgctgctgccttcCCGTGGGGCTGTCCTGCGAAGCGGCCTACGGGAGACTCCGGAGCCGCTACTCCTGGCGCGTCCCGTTGGACTGGCCGCTCAGCGCCTGGATGCTGCCATCGAGATGCAGCTTCGGGCTCTGGGTCGGGAGCCTGCCAGCCCGGGCTTGTCGTCCCAACTTGCTGACGTGCTCTTGGCACTTCCCGCCTACCACCAGCTGATGGGAAAAGCCTTGAGCCAAATTCCGGGGGCAGCGCGCCCTTTCCCACCCCTCCGTGTGCTCCACCTCCTGACGGGGGAGCGGGGTTGCCAGGTGGCTGGTCAGCTAGATGAGGCGCTCAGGGGGTCGGGCTTGCGGGACCACCTCCGAAGTCGGTGCCAGGAGGAGCGGGAGCTGCTGCCCgggctgctggggctgctggggggtGTGAGTGATTCAGCCAGCAGTGGACTGGGGCTTGGAGGGGCTGGAGCCCTGTGGAGCCAGTACTGGACCCTGCTGTGGGCAGCTtgtgctcagagtctggacctaAGTCTAGGACCCTGGAGGGACCACAGGGCAGCCGCACAACAACTGAGTCAGGCACTGGGTCAGG GCTTCTGCCAGGCCTTGGGATCTGCTGGTGAAGATCAGAGCAGCCGTCCCTCATCCTCTCATACCACTGAACTTTTGCAACagcttttccctcctctcttggATGCCCTTCAACAACCCAGGTCAGGGCTGCTCCTCTGTCAGCCTCCAGGTGAGACAAAGTACTGGGGATGGAGGAACAGAACAGTTGAAG ATCCTGCACCCCTTGCTTTAGGGCTCTGTACCCTGCAGACCACCTTGCTCTGGTTTTTGGGTAGAACTCAGCAGCATCTGGCAGCATGGGCCCCagattctttcctgcttctgaTCCAGAAGGACTTACCTGTGAGTAGCTGGGGAGTGGGCAGGAGAGGAGCCTGGGCTGGGCTGAAATCTCACTTCCCATTTCTGCCAAAGCCTCTATTGCATGAGGTGGCAGCTCTGTCTAGACTGGCCTCAGAAGAAAGTTTGTCCCTGGAGGTGGAGCAGCAGCTGGGCCTGGAGATCCAGAAGCTAACTGCACAGATCCAG CTCCTGCCTGAAGAGTCACTAAGTCTCTTTTTTCAAGAATGTCATAAACAAGCCACACAGGGCTTCGAACTCTACATGCCACAGGGCCGGTACTGGCGGCATCGTCTCTCTCCTG AACTGCCCAGCATTCCCAGTGAGTATGCTGGGTTGGTGGTTCGCACTGTACTGGAGCCTGTGCTGCAAGGATTGCAGGGATTGCCGCCCCaagcccaggcccctgcccttgGCCAAGCACTGACGGCCATCCTGGGTGCCTGGCTTGACCACATCCTCAGGCATGGGATCCGGTTCag CCTGCAGGGGGCGCTGCAGCTCAGACAAGACTTTGGAGTGGTCCGGGAGTTGCTGGAGGAGGAGCAGTGGGGCCTGTCGCCAGAACTTCGCCAGTCTCTGCTCACACTCAACATCTTCCAGAGGCTGGATGGCGCCCTGCTGTGTCTATTCCAGCAGCCCCTGCCCAAGCCTGAAGTCCACAGGAGGCCTCCCTGTTGCT GTATATGCAATGAGGTCCAGACCATGGAATTGCCCAGCAGCAGCCTCAACAGCTTGGAGAACTTGGAGCCCCCTCTTCGGCCTGGAGCACCCCCAGCCCAGACAGCTCAGCTGCTAAGCACACTATGGGGAGGGGGACCTAGCCCAGAGGCTTACCTGGTGGGAAATCAGCAGGCCTGGCTTGCCCTGAGGCAGCACCAGCGCCCCCGTTGGCACTTGCCTTTTCTTTCATGCCTGGGGACCAGTCCCGAATCCTAA
- the CCDC142 gene encoding coiled-coil domain-containing protein 142 isoform X3 — MAQGSRSGGFLPSLATVPPLWSQPKGAVEEQWETRQAGALGGDFRGWPRLPVAGSIPCLNPRPGGARGAQPWWAAPAPADAGEHSEAGAADWWQEPAAGRPIPPALQRLRAVLLRLHREREQLLKARDCACHLQTAVRLLRILSPSATALGPGPLPQLCRDLLLLPSRGAVLRSGLRETPEPLLLARPVGLAAQRLDAAIEMQLRALGREPASPGLSSQLADVLLALPAYHQLMGKALSQIPGAARPFPPLRVLHLLTGERGCQVAGQLDEALRGSGLRDHLRSRCQEERELLPGLLGLLGGVSDSASSGLGLGGAGALWSQYWTLLWAACAQSLDLSLGPWRDHRAAAQQLSQALGQASLPQECEKELASLCRNLFHQSLIWNWDQGFCQALGSAGEDQSSRPSSSHTTELLQQLFPPLLDALQQPRSGLLLCQPPGETKYWGWRNRTVEDPAPLALGLCTLQTTLLWFLGRTQQHLAAWAPDSFLLLIQKDLPPLLHEVAALSRLASEESLSLEVEQQLGLEIQKLTAQIQLLPEESLSLFFQECHKQATQGFELYMPQGRYWRHRLSPELPSIPSEYAGLVVRTVLEPVLQGLQGLPPQAQAPALGQALTAILGAWLDHILRHGIRFSLQGALQLRQDFGVVRELLEEEQWGLSPELRQSLLTLNIFQRLDGALLCLFQQPLPKPEVHRRPPCCCICNEVQTMELPSSSLNSLENLEPPLRPGAPPAQTAQLLSTLWGGGPSPEAYLVGNQQAWLALRQHQRPRWHLPFLSCLGTSPES; from the exons ATGGCCCAGGGGTCTCGCTCCGGTGGCTTTCTGCCTTCGCTCGCCACCGTGCCGCCGCTTTGGTCACAACCTAAAGGCGCTGTGGAAGAGCAGTGGGAGACAAGGCAGGCGGGCGCTCTCGGCGGGGACTTTCGTGGCTGGCCGCGGCTGCCGGTTGCCGGGAGCATTCCCTGCCTGAACCCACGGCCCGGCGGAGCTCGGGGAGCGCAGCCGTGGTGGGCTGCGCCGGCGCCAGCAGACGCAGGAGAGCACAGCGAGGCGGGCGCTGCAGACTGGTGGCAGGAGCCGGCAGCCGGCCGCCCCATTCCTCCCGCGCTGCAGCGTCTCCGGGCCGTGTTGCTGCGGCTGCATCGTGAGCGGGAGCAGCTCCTTAAAGCCCGGGACTGCGCCTGCCACCTACAGACGGCCGTGCGCCTCCTGAGGATCCTGAGTCCCAGCGCGACGGCCCTTGGCCCCGGCCCCTTGCCTCAGCTGTGCCGCgacctgctgctgctgccttcCCGTGGGGCTGTCCTGCGAAGCGGCCTACGGGAGACTCCGGAGCCGCTACTCCTGGCGCGTCCCGTTGGACTGGCCGCTCAGCGCCTGGATGCTGCCATCGAGATGCAGCTTCGGGCTCTGGGTCGGGAGCCTGCCAGCCCGGGCTTGTCGTCCCAACTTGCTGACGTGCTCTTGGCACTTCCCGCCTACCACCAGCTGATGGGAAAAGCCTTGAGCCAAATTCCGGGGGCAGCGCGCCCTTTCCCACCCCTCCGTGTGCTCCACCTCCTGACGGGGGAGCGGGGTTGCCAGGTGGCTGGTCAGCTAGATGAGGCGCTCAGGGGGTCGGGCTTGCGGGACCACCTCCGAAGTCGGTGCCAGGAGGAGCGGGAGCTGCTGCCCgggctgctggggctgctggggggtGTGAGTGATTCAGCCAGCAGTGGACTGGGGCTTGGAGGGGCTGGAGCCCTGTGGAGCCAGTACTGGACCCTGCTGTGGGCAGCTtgtgctcagagtctggacctaAGTCTAGGACCCTGGAGGGACCACAGGGCAGCCGCACAACAACTGAGTCAGGCACTGGGTCAGG CATCCCTGCCTCAGGAGTGTGAGAAGGAGCTGGCTTCTTTGTGTCGCAACCTATTTCATCAGTCCCTTATCTGGAATTGGGACCAAG GCTTCTGCCAGGCCTTGGGATCTGCTGGTGAAGATCAGAGCAGCCGTCCCTCATCCTCTCATACCACTGAACTTTTGCAACagcttttccctcctctcttggATGCCCTTCAACAACCCAGGTCAGGGCTGCTCCTCTGTCAGCCTCCAGGTGAGACAAAGTACTGGGGATGGAGGAACAGAACAGTTGAAG ATCCTGCACCCCTTGCTTTAGGGCTCTGTACCCTGCAGACCACCTTGCTCTGGTTTTTGGGTAGAACTCAGCAGCATCTGGCAGCATGGGCCCCagattctttcctgcttctgaTCCAGAAGGACTTACCT CCTCTATTGCATGAGGTGGCAGCTCTGTCTAGACTGGCCTCAGAAGAAAGTTTGTCCCTGGAGGTGGAGCAGCAGCTGGGCCTGGAGATCCAGAAGCTAACTGCACAGATCCAG CTCCTGCCTGAAGAGTCACTAAGTCTCTTTTTTCAAGAATGTCATAAACAAGCCACACAGGGCTTCGAACTCTACATGCCACAGGGCCGGTACTGGCGGCATCGTCTCTCTCCTG AACTGCCCAGCATTCCCAGTGAGTATGCTGGGTTGGTGGTTCGCACTGTACTGGAGCCTGTGCTGCAAGGATTGCAGGGATTGCCGCCCCaagcccaggcccctgcccttgGCCAAGCACTGACGGCCATCCTGGGTGCCTGGCTTGACCACATCCTCAGGCATGGGATCCGGTTCag CCTGCAGGGGGCGCTGCAGCTCAGACAAGACTTTGGAGTGGTCCGGGAGTTGCTGGAGGAGGAGCAGTGGGGCCTGTCGCCAGAACTTCGCCAGTCTCTGCTCACACTCAACATCTTCCAGAGGCTGGATGGCGCCCTGCTGTGTCTATTCCAGCAGCCCCTGCCCAAGCCTGAAGTCCACAGGAGGCCTCCCTGTTGCT GTATATGCAATGAGGTCCAGACCATGGAATTGCCCAGCAGCAGCCTCAACAGCTTGGAGAACTTGGAGCCCCCTCTTCGGCCTGGAGCACCCCCAGCCCAGACAGCTCAGCTGCTAAGCACACTATGGGGAGGGGGACCTAGCCCAGAGGCTTACCTGGTGGGAAATCAGCAGGCCTGGCTTGCCCTGAGGCAGCACCAGCGCCCCCGTTGGCACTTGCCTTTTCTTTCATGCCTGGGGACCAGTCCCGAATCCTAA